A portion of the Stigmatopora argus isolate UIUO_Sarg chromosome 15, RoL_Sarg_1.0, whole genome shotgun sequence genome contains these proteins:
- the erg28 gene encoding ergosterol biosynthetic protein 28 homolog isoform X1, giving the protein MPDILQKTSLFIATIQDNISVHCQTGCLSLRPGKNSAGAAEMSRFLNVLRSWLVMVSVIAMGNTVQSFRDHSFLSEKLYTGTPEFVNGLQARTFGIWTLLSSIIRCACAIDIHNRTLYHITLWTFVLALGHFLSEAFIYKTAPLTIGVMAPLIVASFSIIGMLIGFQCFPETPEEVGAHQKKRN; this is encoded by the exons ATGCCAGATATTTTACAGAAGACGTCCCTGTTTATAGCAACGATTCAAGACAACATTAGTGTTCATTGTCAGACTGGTTGTCTATCACTGCGTCCAGGTAAAAACAGTGCAG GCGCTGCAGAGATGAGTCGCTTTCTAAACGTATTGCGCAGTTGGCTTGTGATGGTTTCAGTCATCGCAATGGGAAACACCGTGCAAAGTTTCAGAGACCACAGCTTCCTATCCGAGAAGCTTTACACCGGCACACCAGAATTTG TCAATGGTCTTCAAGCTCGAACGTTCGGCATTTGGACGTTGCTGTCATCCATCATTCGCTGTGCTTGCGCCATTGATATACATAACAGAAC GTTGTATCACATCACTTTATGGACATTTGTGTTAGCACTGGGTCATTTTCTGTCGGAGGCCTTCATCTACAAAACTGCACCGCTCACCATCGGAGTCATGGCACCTCTTATTGTGGCCA GTTTTTCCATCATAGGGATGTTGATTGGATTCCAGTGTTTTCCAGAGACTCCAGAGGAAGTAGGAGCGCACCAGAAGAAACGGAACTGA
- the erg28 gene encoding ergosterol biosynthetic protein 28 homolog isoform X2, translating into MSRFLNVLRSWLVMVSVIAMGNTVQSFRDHSFLSEKLYTGTPEFVNGLQARTFGIWTLLSSIIRCACAIDIHNRTLYHITLWTFVLALGHFLSEAFIYKTAPLTIGVMAPLIVASFSIIGMLIGFQCFPETPEEVGAHQKKRN; encoded by the exons ATGAGTCGCTTTCTAAACGTATTGCGCAGTTGGCTTGTGATGGTTTCAGTCATCGCAATGGGAAACACCGTGCAAAGTTTCAGAGACCACAGCTTCCTATCCGAGAAGCTTTACACCGGCACACCAGAATTTG TCAATGGTCTTCAAGCTCGAACGTTCGGCATTTGGACGTTGCTGTCATCCATCATTCGCTGTGCTTGCGCCATTGATATACATAACAGAAC GTTGTATCACATCACTTTATGGACATTTGTGTTAGCACTGGGTCATTTTCTGTCGGAGGCCTTCATCTACAAAACTGCACCGCTCACCATCGGAGTCATGGCACCTCTTATTGTGGCCA GTTTTTCCATCATAGGGATGTTGATTGGATTCCAGTGTTTTCCAGAGACTCCAGAGGAAGTAGGAGCGCACCAGAAGAAACGGAACTGA